The genome window ttagataaaaattatttctttgtttagataaaaatgtacgcttatataaaattgttatctgggaaaaataaagacaaaaaaaaattattcccaCATCTTGCATCAAGAATTTTAAACCAGAGTcacacaagaaaattttaaagtatcaAGTGGAAGAAACAGTAGGCGAAGAACCGTATGTAGCAACGATTTTGTTACTATcaggtatatatataataaatattacaacttttattcgattttggttacgttccgtttcacgcatgatgcgtatgatgcatcgttcatcctcGTTTATCGTACGTTAGATAAACAACAAAGATGAACAATATAtcatgcgtatcatgcgtgaaacggaacgtaaTAGGCTgcacgttccgtttcacgcataatgcgcataatgcgtctttcatctttatttaacatcagataaacaacaaagatgaacaatgcattatgcgcattatgcgtgaaacggaacgcagccatagCCTTTGCCTGGTTTtgttctttgtttttatatatacatgttgcTTGTGTTATATATTAGATTCAAATGAAGaacttaaagaaataattagaacaAAAAGTGTTCGTGCTTCACCATCGTATTTGCTTGTGACAGCTTCGGATAAATCTGACAACGAGGgaaaaaaacagttaaagCGTTCAAAAACTTTTCAAGTTAGTCGTGTCCtatatatcacaaattttctgttagatttctgtttaaaaatattgtacaaattatttattatatatttttcatcaatagATGAATCGTCAGTTAAAAGAACAAGAGGAACTagtctgtaataaattatcaaagttTAAGAGTGATTTATTGCCAATAAACGTTACATTAAAAGATAAGGTAAATGAGTGAATTCATATagtataactataataaatagaaaacaaaaaatgagatAACTTAGTAATTATAGCCAAGGAATAAGTAAATGAATAGTCAACAAACTATTTGTGTTGTAAATCACAGTCTTACAACATTTCGACCACAGAATTTGATCCTTCTAAAGTGAATTAATccattatcaaaataaattattcgcagGATAACGACTGTTTACAAGCTCGTGCCAACAAATTCATAAAAGTTGTGTCTCATACTGTCAATAACGAACaagtgtataaataattacattacaaagcAGTCAAAtcagtatatattttgaaaagatgtTACAGACGTGATTTAAAAGTGTCAAGCATGGATAAAGGCGgcagaaagattttttatgcattgaTTTGTTTGTTATTGACAATGAGACGCAACAACCATTATGAATTCGTTGGCACGAGTTTATGAACAGTTGTTGTCctgcgaataatttatctttgtaaTAGATTAATTCACTTGAGAAAGACCAAATCCTATGTTCAAAATGTTATGAGACTgtgatttacaataaaatagtgTCAGTTTGTCGATCAATCTACTCATTCCTTGgttataatagaaaagttaagcttctgtacaaaatttaagttttaaatattttataggaaaATTTAGATTTGTCAAACATTACTGATACACCGCCATCACCCAAAAAATATAGAGTAACAGAAGATTTagcacaaacaaaaaataaattcatgcaAGATGACAATCTAGTCAAAGCACTAACCAAAGAAACAAACACGAGAAACGAAAAGGAGAAGTGTGGTAATGAGTCCCCAAAAAAACAGTTAAAGCATTCAAAAACTTTTCAGGTTAGTCGTGTCCtatatatcacaaattttctgttagtttctgtttaaaaatattgtataaattatttattatatatttttcatcaatagATGAATTGTCAATTAAAAGAACAAGAGGAACTagtctgtaataaattatcaaacttTAAGAGTGATTTATTGCCAATGAACGCagttacattaaaagataAGGTAAATGAGTGAATTCATATAGTATtgtataactataataaatagaaaacaaaaaaagagataacTTAGTAATTATAGCCGAGGAATAAGTAAATGAATAGTCAACAAACTATTTGTGTTGTGAATCACAGTCTTACAACATTTCGACCATAGAATTTGATCCTTCTAAAGTGAATTAATCCATTAtcaagataaattattcgcagGATAACGACTGTTTACAAACTCGTGCCAACAAATTCATAAAAGTTGTGTCTCATACTGTCAATAACGAACAAGTGTATAAATGATTACATTACAAAGCAGTCAAGtcagtaaatattttgaaaagatgtTACAGACGTGATTTAAAAGTGTTAAGCATGGATAAAGGCGgcagaaagattttttatgcattaatttgtttgttattgACAATGAGACGCAACAACCTTTATGAATTCGTTGGCACGAGTTTATGAACAGTTGTTGTCctgcgaataatttatctttctaaTGGATTAATTCACTTGAGAAAGACCAAATCCTATGTTCAAAATGTTATGAGACTgtgatttacaataaaatagtgTCAGTTTGTCGATCAATCTACTCATTCCTTGGCTATAATAGAAAAGTTAAGCttctgtacaaaatttaagttttaaatattttataggaaaATTTAGATTTGTCAAACATTACTGATACACCGCCATCACCCAAAAAATATAGAGTAACAGAAGATTTagcacaaacaaaaaataaattcatgcaAGATGACAATCTAGTCAAAGCACTAACCGAAGAAACAAACACGAGAAACGAAAAGGAGAAGTGTGATAATGAGTCCCAAAAGCTGAGCAGATCTAAAGTTATTCCAAAGGtaaaaatgatcaaaatatattttttataatttgtacacACGCGGTCAGAATGAATGCCTGGTCATATGAAGTTAGCTGCGTTCCGAGATTTATATAGTGCATGTAACGCATTCTATACAGAAACCGCGTGtggacatatatatttgttgcaGTTATAgtacttatataattattatagtaatagcTAATCTTTTTTGtgacattttacataaacatataattaaatttatgcaaaaatttttgtgaaattaaagaaacattttcgtttctttgtctaataataataaatttttattgtttaac of Monomorium pharaonis isolate MP-MQ-018 unplaced genomic scaffold, ASM1337386v2 scaffold_622, whole genome shotgun sequence contains these proteins:
- the LOC118648715 gene encoding early endosome antigen 1-like translates to MNRQLKEQEELVCNKLSKFKSDLLPINVTLKDKENLDLSNITDTPPSPKKYRVTEDLAQTKNKFMQDDNLVKALTKETNTRNEKEKCGNESPKKQLKHSKTFQMNCQLKEQEELVCNKLSNFKSDLLPMNAVTLKDKENLDLSNITDTPPSPKKYRVTEDLAQTKNKFMQDDNLVKALTEETNTRNEKEKCDNESQKLSRSKVIPKITCISKVHSLTECKEAFEKLIKENSKLRTEGDELINENKKLKSSRKELKKQIEEKESEIKKLRELNDGLQISFIQKTKESTKEYESKLEQLSNSRERLDYSQNYPAIGILRTSDDFRRVHIGRNQWGH